The sequence TTCTGGTTCGGCCGGGAGCGTCCCACTCGGCGCTAGCGGAGGCGAACCGGGTCAGCGGTGGACGGGCCAAATTTTCCACCATTGATCCGGACCGGTTTGATCACGCCCTGAATGCCGCCTACCAGAACGATTCCGCCGAAGCCATGCAGATGGTGGAGGGAATCGGTGATGACATGGATCTGGCGTCACTGGCCGAATCCGTTCCCGAGACCGAGGATCTGCTCGAGCAGGAAGATGACGCTCCGATCATTCGGCTGATCAATGCCATCCTGACCGAAGCGGTCAAGACCAGTGCCTCCGACGTTCATATTGAAACCTACGAGAAACGGTTGGTGGTCCGGTTCCGCGTCGATGGTGTCCTTCGGGAAGTGGTCCAGCCAAAACGCGCCCTTGCGCCGCTGCTCGTGTCGCGGATCAAGGTCATGGCGAAACTTGACATCGCTGAGAAGCGAGTGCCCCAGGATGGTCGGATAGCGTTGCGAGTTGCCGGGCGAGAGGTGGATATCCGGGTTTCCACCATGCCCTCATCAAGCGGCGAGCGAGTCGTGTTGCGCCTCCTCGACAAGCAGGCCGGGGCTATTCGCCTGGAATCTCTGGGTATGGACGAGAACGACCTCAAGGTTCTCCGAAAGCTCATCTACCGTCCATACGGCATCTTGCTGGTGACAGGCCCAACGGGCTCAGGTAAATCGACAACCCTGTATGCCGCCTTGCAGGAAATCAATGACCGAACCCGGAACATTCTGACAGTCGAAGATCCGATTGAGTATGACTTGCCCGGTATCGGCCAGACCCAGGTCAATACCAAGGTAGACATGACCTTCGCCCGGGGCCTCAGGGCGATCCTGCGTCAGGATCCCGACGTTGTGATGATCGGTGAGATCCGTGACCTCGAAACCGCTGAAATCGCCGTTCAGGCGAGTTTAACCGGTCACCTTGTTCTATCCACCCTGCACACCAATACCGCCGTCGGTGCGATTAACCGGCTGATGGATATGGGAATCGAGCCCTTTCTGATTTCCTCGAGTCTGGTTGGAATCGTGGCACAGCGTCTGGTCAGGGTTTTGTGCAAAGAATGTCGTGAACCCTATACGCCTTCGGAAGAGCAAAGTGAGTTCCTGCAACTGGATCCCGCTTTGCCTCCCACTATTTACCGTTCCGTTGGCTGTGAACATTGTAATGAGCTGGGCTACCGGGGACGGATCGGTATCTACGAGGTGGTGCCGATAACGGACGAACTGAGTGGTCTGATTGATAAACGCGGCGGCGAGCTTGAATTGGAAAAGGTGGCGCGAAAACATGGGCCCAGTATCCATGCTGATGGCGTTCAGAAGATTCTGGACGGTATAACCAGCGTGGAAGAGGTTCTGCGCGTCACCTATCGGGGCCGCTAACTCATGCCTGCATATGACTACAAGGCACTGGACGCCCGAGGCAAGCAGAAACAGGGCGTGATGGAGGCGGACGCAGCGCGCGCCGTTCGCCAGCAGCTTCGGGAAAAGGGCATGACGCCCCTGGCTGTCGAACCGTCTACCGAAAAACAGGCACGTTCCAATCCGCTCAGCAGTCGTGGATCACTGGCAGCTGCGGATCTTGCGCTGGTCACCCGGCAACTTTCAACCCTGATTCAGTCGGGTATTCCGATAGAACAGGCGCTTTCCGCCGCGGCCCAGCAGTCCACGAAACCCAGAATCCGCAGCATGCTGATTGCGATCCGGGCGAAAGTCATGGAAGGGTACACGCTGGCGGACAGTCTCGGTGAGTTCCCGAGGGCGTTCCCCCGCCTGTACCGCTCAACGGTTTCGGCGGGTGAGCACGCGGGACATCTGGATCTGGTGCTGAATCGGCTGGCGGATTACACCGAAAGCCGCCAGGAAGCCCGGCAGAAAATTCAGTTGGCAGCCATCTATCCTATCATTCTCAGTGTTGTCGCAATTGCCATCGTCGTGTTTCTGCTCACATATGTTGTACCCGACATTATCGAAGTGTTCGTCAAGCAGGGCCAGCAACTACCCGCGTTGACCTCGGCCATGCTGACGGTTTCGGAATTTCTTGCCGACTACGGTGTCTACCTTCTGATCCTCTTGATCATTGCGGTGGTGGCGTTTCGGGTAGCGGTAAGCAAACCGGCTTTCCGGATGCGATTTCACAAACGGCTGCTGCATCTGCCTCTGGTGTCGGGCATGGTCCGGGGGGTGAGTACAGCCCGTTACGCCAGTACTCTGAGTATCCTCACGACCAGCGGTGTGCCGCTGGTTGAAGCGATGCGGATTGCCGGAGAAGTGCTGTCAAACGACTTCCTCCGCAGTGAACTGAGGGTGGCTGCCCGGAAAGTCAGTGAAGGGGGATCCTTGCACCGCTCTCTGGATCAGACCGGCTATTTCCCTCCGATGATGCTGCACATGATCGCGAGCGGTGAGGCCAGTGGCGAGTTGGACAGTATGCTGGAGCGGACTGCCCGCATGCAGGAGAACACTCTCCAGTCCAAGATTGCGGCCATTGTCGGCCTGTTCGAGCCTATGATGTTGTTGGTCATGGGCGTGGTGGTGTTGATTATCGTACTGGCGATCATGTTACCGATTCTGAATATGAGTAACCTGGTGGGCTAACATTGCGGTTAACCCCGAACCTGAGAACGAAAAAAAGGGATTTCATACCAATGACGAGTGAGACTATGACGATTCCAAATACGAAAATGCGCGCCCAGAATCGCGGCTTCACCCTGATCGAAATCATGGTGGTCATGGTGATACTTGGCCTTCTGGTGGCAATTGTTGCTCCCAACATTATGGGCCGCAGCGATCAGGCCAAGGTAACGGTCGCCGAAACCCAGCTCAGCAATATTGCCAATGCGCTGGATCTGTATCGTCTGGACAACAGTCAATACCCATCTACCCAGCAAGGTCTTGAAGCCCTGGTGAGCAAGCCCAGCGGCAGCCCCGAACCCAAGAACTGGAATCCGGACGGTTATCTGAAGAGCGTTCCGGAAGATCCCTGGGGGACCGAGTACCAATATGTGAGCCCCGGTACTGAAGGTCCCTACGACTTGTACTCCTATGGTTCCGATGGCCAGGAAGGTGGCGACGGCGACGCGGCTGATATCAGCGCCTGGAACACCAAGGAATAAATCATTGTGCGCTTCAGGACGCAGCAGACCGGCTTTACACTGCTCGAAATACTGGTTGTCCTGATCATCGTCGGACTTCTGGCCGCCCTTGCTGTCTTCACCATGGGCGGCAGCTCCCAGCAGCGGGAACTCAAGAACGAGGTTCGTGATCTTTATCTTCTGATGCAAACCGCATCGGAGCAAGCGGTTGTGAATAATCTGGAACTGGGCCTGCTCCTCGAACCGGATGGTTACCAGTTTGTGGCTTTCGAGGACGAATCCGGAGACTGGAAAGCGTCCGGTGAGCGGCTTTTCCGGGAGCGAAGCTTGCCTGAATGGCTGGTGGTCACTGAGTTCATCGAAGGCGATGCCCCCAGGCTCGCCTCTGCCGAAGACGAATTACGCCCGGACGTGGTGTTCTTTTCGAGCGGTGAAACCACACCCTTTGAACTCGAATTCACCATTGAAAAAAACACCGATTATGTTCATGTGCTGGCTTCCGATGGCGTGTCTCCCCTGGAATGGCGACAACCCGGCGATGACGAGGAAGAACTGTGAGGCATCAGAAGGGCTTCACCCTGATCGAGGTGTTGGTGGCGCTGCTGGTGTTTGGCCTGATTGCCACCGCAGCCGCAGAAGTGGGCAGCCAGTACATCTCCAGCTATGAGCGGATCCGGGATAAAACCCTCGCTGGCTGGTTGGCAGATAACCGTATCAACGAACTTCGTCTTGAGGAAAACGTGCCCGGTATTTCGGAAAACTCCCGCGACACCGATTACGGTCCCTTTCGCTGGCAGGTGACCACCCGGGTACTGGGTACCGACGATCCGAGGATGAGACGAGTGGAAGTTACGGTAGCCCGCTATCGGGGTGACGGATCTGATCCTTCACCGGTACATACCCTGTCTGCTTTCCTGGGGCAGAACTGATGGCTCGAGCGTATCGCCCACCGGGATACCAGCAGGGCTTCACCTTGATGGAAGTTCTCATCGCCGTGACCATTACGGCGGTGATTGGTCTTGGGGTTTGGCAGGTGATCAGCGGGGTGGTCACCTCAAGAGATCGGGTCAATGAGCTGTCAGAGGACTTTGACGGTCTGCAGCGGGCAATGCTGCTTCTCGAGCGGGACATCACGCAGATTGTGAACCGGTCTGCGCGGGATATTTACGGGGATTACAAACCTGCGCTGACGAGCCGAGAAGAGGATTTTGCGCTCTTACTGACCCGTCAGGGCTGGCGAAACCCCTTGGGTACTCGCCGAAGTGGTCTGCAGCGAGTGGCATGGGAGTTTACCGGGGATGAATTGCGCCGGCGGTACTGGCCCATGGTGGATCAGGGGCAGGAGGATGACAGCCGGGATATCTTGCTGCTTGAAGACGTTCTGGCCTTTGAGATTCGGTTTCTGACTGATAAGCGAAGTTGGCAGCCGGAGTGGCCAACGGACGAGATGATGGCCGGGCTCAATCCCGGCAGCCGGCCCGAAATACCGTTACCCGCGGGTATTGAGCTAACGCTGGAGCACGAGCGATTTGGCGAACTGGTGCGGACCTTTGCGTTACCGGACTTTGATGCTGAGGAAGCGCAGGGGGTTGTCAATCAGGCGAATAACGCTGCTGCCGAAACGGAAACCGAAACCGAAGCCGAAGAGCCACCGGAGGATGCAACGGACCCAGGCGCGCAGGGGCAGGGAGGCTGATGGTGACAGTCGGTTATTCGAATCGTCCTGATGGAGGCCAGCGCGGCGTGGCACTGATTATGGTGTTATTAGCGATGGCCCTGGTCGTGATGCTGGCGGCCGGCATGACCCAGCAACAAAGCATCCGGGTCTTCAAGGCGGGACATTATCTGGCTCAGCAGCAGGGAATAAGTATCGCTCTTGGCGCAGAGGCGTTTGCCCGCCAGATCCTCGTCCGGGATTACCAGGACGATAAGGAAGCCAACGAAATGGTCGACAGTCTTGATGAAGTGTGGGCCATGAATGCGGCCATTCTGCCTCTGGATGAAAACGGGGTAGCGGAAGTCCAGATCGATGACCTTGGTGGGCGGATAAACCTCAATGATCTGGTGACCTCTAACGGC is a genomic window of Marinobacter sp. F4206 containing:
- the gspI gene encoding type II secretion system minor pseudopilin GspI, translated to MRHQKGFTLIEVLVALLVFGLIATAAAEVGSQYISSYERIRDKTLAGWLADNRINELRLEENVPGISENSRDTDYGPFRWQVTTRVLGTDDPRMRRVEVTVARYRGDGSDPSPVHTLSAFLGQN
- the gspG gene encoding type II secretion system major pseudopilin GspG — protein: MTIPNTKMRAQNRGFTLIEIMVVMVILGLLVAIVAPNIMGRSDQAKVTVAETQLSNIANALDLYRLDNSQYPSTQQGLEALVSKPSGSPEPKNWNPDGYLKSVPEDPWGTEYQYVSPGTEGPYDLYSYGSDGQEGGDGDAADISAWNTKE
- the gspJ gene encoding type II secretion system minor pseudopilin GspJ — encoded protein: MARAYRPPGYQQGFTLMEVLIAVTITAVIGLGVWQVISGVVTSRDRVNELSEDFDGLQRAMLLLERDITQIVNRSARDIYGDYKPALTSREEDFALLLTRQGWRNPLGTRRSGLQRVAWEFTGDELRRRYWPMVDQGQEDDSRDILLLEDVLAFEIRFLTDKRSWQPEWPTDEMMAGLNPGSRPEIPLPAGIELTLEHERFGELVRTFALPDFDAEEAQGVVNQANNAAAETETETEAEEPPEDATDPGAQGQGG
- the gspE gene encoding type II secretion system ATPase GspE, producing MTTESEFQQQDAPLGRLPFTFAKRNGVILTRSDDGDPIILVRPGASHSALAEANRVSGGRAKFSTIDPDRFDHALNAAYQNDSAEAMQMVEGIGDDMDLASLAESVPETEDLLEQEDDAPIIRLINAILTEAVKTSASDVHIETYEKRLVVRFRVDGVLREVVQPKRALAPLLVSRIKVMAKLDIAEKRVPQDGRIALRVAGREVDIRVSTMPSSSGERVVLRLLDKQAGAIRLESLGMDENDLKVLRKLIYRPYGILLVTGPTGSGKSTTLYAALQEINDRTRNILTVEDPIEYDLPGIGQTQVNTKVDMTFARGLRAILRQDPDVVMIGEIRDLETAEIAVQASLTGHLVLSTLHTNTAVGAINRLMDMGIEPFLISSSLVGIVAQRLVRVLCKECREPYTPSEEQSEFLQLDPALPPTIYRSVGCEHCNELGYRGRIGIYEVVPITDELSGLIDKRGGELELEKVARKHGPSIHADGVQKILDGITSVEEVLRVTYRGR
- the gspF gene encoding type II secretion system inner membrane protein GspF, producing the protein MPAYDYKALDARGKQKQGVMEADAARAVRQQLREKGMTPLAVEPSTEKQARSNPLSSRGSLAAADLALVTRQLSTLIQSGIPIEQALSAAAQQSTKPRIRSMLIAIRAKVMEGYTLADSLGEFPRAFPRLYRSTVSAGEHAGHLDLVLNRLADYTESRQEARQKIQLAAIYPIILSVVAIAIVVFLLTYVVPDIIEVFVKQGQQLPALTSAMLTVSEFLADYGVYLLILLIIAVVAFRVAVSKPAFRMRFHKRLLHLPLVSGMVRGVSTARYASTLSILTTSGVPLVEAMRIAGEVLSNDFLRSELRVAARKVSEGGSLHRSLDQTGYFPPMMLHMIASGEASGELDSMLERTARMQENTLQSKIAAIVGLFEPMMLLVMGVVVLIIVLAIMLPILNMSNLVG
- the gspH gene encoding type II secretion system minor pseudopilin GspH is translated as MIVRFRTQQTGFTLLEILVVLIIVGLLAALAVFTMGGSSQQRELKNEVRDLYLLMQTASEQAVVNNLELGLLLEPDGYQFVAFEDESGDWKASGERLFRERSLPEWLVVTEFIEGDAPRLASAEDELRPDVVFFSSGETTPFELEFTIEKNTDYVHVLASDGVSPLEWRQPGDDEEEL